The following coding sequences are from one Candidatus Nitrosopumilus sp. SW window:
- the cmk gene encoding (d)CMP kinase translates to MTKSIVISGPPAVGKTTVAKGLAEEFSLKYLSGGDVLKEMAQEQGFDSAGDDWWDTEDGMKFLNQREENSEFDKKLDEKLTKLFNEGGMVITSYTLPWLIQDGIRIWLEGSHESSTKRMQTRDDMSPEDAYQITKQRFDKNKALYKKLYDFDFGDDKSVFDVIINTDNLTAQQVIDVAKETVRKLL, encoded by the coding sequence TTGACAAAATCAATCGTAATTTCAGGTCCTCCTGCTGTAGGAAAGACAACTGTTGCCAAAGGGCTAGCTGAAGAATTTTCATTAAAATATCTTAGCGGTGGTGATGTTCTAAAAGAGATGGCACAAGAACAAGGTTTTGATTCAGCAGGTGATGATTGGTGGGATACAGAAGATGGAATGAAATTTCTTAATCAACGAGAAGAAAATTCTGAATTTGACAAGAAACTAGATGAAAAACTAACTAAACTATTCAATGAGGGAGGTATGGTGATTACCAGCTATACACTCCCCTGGTTAATACAAGATGGAATAAGAATATGGTTAGAAGGTTCTCATGAGAGCAGCACAAAACGTATGCAAACAAGAGATGATATGAGCCCTGAGGATGCATACCAAATCACAAAACAACGATTTGATAAAAACAAGGCACTATACAAGAAACTCTATGATTTTGATTTTGGTGATGACAAGTCTGTCTTTGATGTTATAATTAATACTGACAACCTTACAGCACAACAAGTAATTGATGTTGCCAAAGAAACGGTGAGAAAACTACTATGA